The DNA sequence GGCGCCGGCGGACGGGGGCCGGCTCAGCGGCGGCGCACCGCCAGCGCCGCCGTCGGGAACGTGAGCATCGAGACCATGCCCGCGCCCACCATGGCCGAGCCGAGCACCGAGCTCAGCGCCCCGGCGTCGACCGCGATGTTGACCACGGCGACGATGACGGCCAGCCCCACCGACGTCCACAGCATCGCGGCGACGCGGTCGCGCGCGCCCGAGCGCCACGGGATGACGAACGAGCCGGGCAGGCCGCGCGCGACGAACATCACCACGAGGAAGACGGGGACGAGCGCGAGCGCGAGCGGCTGGGAGAACAGGCCGCGCAGGTCGAACGCGACGCCCGTGGTCACGAAGAAAAGCGGCGTGAGGAACCCGAACGCCAGGCCCTGGAACTTGTGCTCGACGAGCTGGCGCTCGCCCGGGTCGACGTTGCTGACGAGCTGGCGCACCAGCACGCCCGCGGCGAACGCCCCCACCAGCATGTCGAGGTCGAACACGTCGACGCTCACGGCGGTGAGGATCGCGACCGCGAACACGACGATGCGCACCGCGAAGTTGCCCGAGGTGTGCATGGTGGCGCTCACGACGCGGCGCGCCCAGACGGGCAGGCCCCGCGCGGCGATGCGCACGGAGGCGAGCACCATCGCGCAGAACAGCACCAGGGCGAGCGCCGACCACCAGATGTCCCGCCCGCCGAACACGACCGACAGGGCCAGCAGCGGCGCGAGCTGCCCCACGGTCCCCGCGGCGATGATGGCGCGGCCGAACGGCGTGGTGAGCTCCCCGGCGTCGCGCATCGAGGGCATCGCGGTGCTCAGGGCCGTGGAGGTGAGCGCGATGCCGGCGAAGACGCCGGTGGTGACCAGCGACGTCGTCCCGTCGCCCGAGACCTGCAGGCCGCCGGCGTCGGCGGCGATGATGACGCCGATCCCGGCCAGCACGGCCAGCACGAGCGAGAGCACCCACCCTGCGGTCGCCCAGCCGAGCTGCGTGCGGGAGATGGCGCGGTACTCCAGCTCGTACCCGGCGATGAAGATGATCGCGGCCAGACCCATCCGGCCGACCGAGGCGGGCAGGCCGCCGGGCTCGACCAGGCCGAGGATCGCCGGGCCGATGAGCATGCCGAGCGCGATCTCCACGACCGGCAGGGGGATCGGGATCAGGCGCTTGCTCAGCGCGGCGAGCGGGGGAGCGGCGACGACGGCCGCGAGGACGGCCGCGAGGCCGAGCAGGGCAGAGTCCACGGCTTGAACTCTAGGGACGTTCGCGCCGGTCGGCCCCGTGGAGGCCGAGTCGGCTCGCGCGGCTGGCCACGACACGCGGCGCTCGGGCCGCTGCGTGCGGCGGTCGGTGTGCCGGGGTCGCTGCGTGCCAGGGTCGTTGTGTGCCGGGGACGCTCAGCGCGGTCCCGGACCGCCCGTGCCCCGGTACCGGTCGAACACCTCGGCGAGCGTGGGGACACTCAACCCTGCCGCCGCCCGCGCGCGCGGGCGCGTGACGAGCACGCCCACGACGCCGACGGCGAGGGGCACGAGCACGACGCTCAGCGCGAGCCGGTAGTCGGCGAGCGTGGGAGCGCCACCCGGCGCCCGGGCGTCGAGCACGACGCCGACGGCGAGCATGACCACGACGGCGGAGGCGAAGGCGCCCATATTCGCCACGCCCTGCGCGGCGCCCCGACGCGCGGGTGGGTTGAACGACGCGGCCAGGTCGAGGCCCACGAGCGAGGCCGGCCCGCCGATCGAGATGAGGACGACGAACACGGCCAGCGCCCACAGCGGCCGCGGTGTGGCGGGCAGCAGCACCATCGCCCACCCCGCGCCCGTCGCGACCGCGACCGCGAGCGCGCCCCACGTGCGGCGCAGCGGGTGGCGCGCGGTGAACTCGCCGATCGCGGGCCCGGCGACGAGCGAGACGGCGACGCTGACGGTCAGCAGGGCGCCCGCCTCGGCCGGGGTGCGGCCCTGCCCGCGCACGAGGAACGGGACGCCCCACATGAGCACGAAGACGTTGGGGCTGACCCCGCCGAGCAGGTGGGCGAAGAAGCCGAGCCAGGTGCCGGGGCTCGTGAGCGTGGCGCCGAGCCCGGCGAGGCCACGGCGTAGCGGCGGCTCGTCGTGCGGCCCGGGGCGGACCCCGAACGCGGCCAGGCCCGCGGTGGCGAGCCCGAGCGCGGCCAGCGCCGCGAATGCGGGCGTCCAGCCGAAGCGGTGCAGGGCGGCGGCGAACGGGATCGCCGAGACCACCTGGCCGAGTTGCCCGACCAGCCCGGTGACCTGCGTCAGCAGCGGCACGCGGCGCCGGTCGAACCAGCCCCACACCAGGCGGACCGCGGAGATGAAGACGGCGGCGTCGCCCGAGCCGACCAGCACGCGCAGCGCGATGGCCGCGCCGACGCCGGGCGCCACCGCCATGCCGGCCTGTCCGAGCGCCATCGTGAGCGCGCCGAACGTCAGCAGACGCCGGGCGCCGAAGCGGTCGAGCGCGACGCCCATCGGGACTTGCATCGCCGCGTAGGTGGCGAGCTGCACGACGACGAACAGGGACAGCACGGTGGCCTGGGCGCCGAACCGGTCGGCCGCCGCCAGGCCCGCGACGCCGAAGGACGAGCGGTGGGCGACGGCCAGCACGTAGACGGCCAGCCCGCACGCCCACACGAGCCACGGCGTCGCGCGGGAGGTCGGCGGGCGTGGCACCGCTCCATGCTGTCACGCCGCGCGCCCCGGGCGTCGCGCCCGGGGCGAGAGGGTGTCACTCCTCGGGGATCTGGAACCGCTCGCACTCGGCGGGCGTCAGCTCGTGCTCGCCCGGGTCGGTCGTGACGGCCTCGCGGCGCAGGTCCGACGGCGTCAGACCCGTGGCCTCCTGGACGGCGCGCCGCATCGCGACGGTCGAGCCGAAGCCCGACAGGGTCGCAATCTCGGCCAGGGAGGCCGAGGCGAGGCGCACGTCGCGCAGGCGCGCGATCGCGTGCTGCGTGCGCACCTCCTGGATGCGCTGGGCCACGGTGCGGTCCTCGTCCTCGAACAGCCGCTGCAGTGAGCGGCGCGAGAGGCCGAGGTGCTCGGCGACCGACGCCGAGCTCAGCTCGGGGTCGGTGTACCGGGCGGCGATGTGACGCAGCGCGGCCAGCCGCTGGCGGCGCAGGTCCCAGCCCGCGCAGCCGGCCACGGCGAGCGCCGTGATGGTGCTGACCGCGAGGGTGCGCAGCACGTCCGCGATCTGCGCCCGGGCGACCGGGGCGAGCTGGTCGGAGTCCTGGCGCAGCAGGTCGAGCAGGAACGCGCCGAGCGCGCACGGCACCGCGGCGTCAGCGCGGCCGACGACGAACGGGGCCGATCGCGGCAGGGCCGTCAGGCCGGTGTTGTCGGCCGGCAGGTCGCACAGCACGATGCGCGCCGGGGCCAAAGACTCGTAGGCCACGGGGCTCGTGCCGAGGATCAGGGCGCTGTCGCGCGCCGCGAGCGTCGCGTTCGCCTCGTGGTGTCGCAGTGTCACCTCGCCCTCGACGACGACCATGAGGCGCAGCGTCGAGGAGTCGGCGCCCCACATACGGTCGGGCGTGTCGAGGCGCACGGGGCCGTGCTCCAGATAGGTGACCTGCAGGTCGCCGAACTTGGCGGTGCGCGTGCGCGCGTTGCCCCGTTCGGTGGTGGTGGTCTGCGCCGGGTGGGCGCGGCGTGGGGTCACGCCGCGGTGGCGGTGGATGGTGCGGTGGGGGCTCGGATTCATCGTGCCGGGTCCCTTCGTTGGTGTGGTCTGCGCCTATCCCACGCGGCGCGCGCCGGATCACCGCCGTTCCGTGCGTGGTACCTCGCAGGTCCGTTCCGGGCAGCAGGAGACGCCCAGCACAGTGCGCCCCCAGGAGGGTCCCGGCGCGTCAACTCGGGGTGGCGCTGGGTGCGCCGTCAGACTGTCCGGGTGAGCGAGACGACGCTGTGGCTGGTGTGTGGGCTTCCGGGAGCGGGCAAGACGACGCGCGCCCGCGCGGTGGTCGAGGTGGAGCAGGCCGTCTACCTGAGCCCCGACGAGTGGATCGTCCGGTTGGGCGTCAGCCTCGTCGACTACGAGTTCCGCTTCAAGCTCCAGGCGTGCCTGCTCGACCTCGCCGGTGACCTGTTGGCGCACGGGGTGAGCGTCGTCGTCGAGTTCGGGTCGTGGTCGCGCGCCGAGCGTGAGGCCATCCGGCAGGTTGCGGAGCCCGCCGGCGCCCGCACCGCGCTGCACTTCCTGGACGCGCCCCTCGACGAGCTCGCGCGGCGTGTGCGCGCCCGTGGCGGCCCCGACGCCGAGGCGCTCGCCCGGGACGTGCTGCTGGCGACCTGGCAGCAGTTCGAGCGCCCGACGGCGGACGAGATCGCTCAGTTCGACGTCTACGTCGCCCCCGACGACCCCTGGCCGGCCAACTGACCGACGCGCGCGGGCGCGCCCGCGGGGGAGCGGCCCCTCACGAGCGCGCCCACACTGAGCCACGCGCGCCCGCGACGGCGGTCGCCGTCACGGGCACACGTCAACGCGGGCTGCGCAGGGGTTCAGCGCGCGCTCGGGCGACGCCGTCGGGCGAGCATCACCAGCGCCGCACCGGCGCCGAGCAGGGCGCCGGCCACGGCCAGTGCCGTGACGGCCTCCGCGCCCGTGCGCGGCAGGTACTGCGACAGCGGGTGCTGCGTGGCCGAGGCGTCCCGCACCACGCGGATGATCGAGCCGTCGTGGTCGTCCTCGTCGTTGTCGCGGTCGTTCTGGTCGTCGTCCGGCGTCATGGACGTGTTGGACTCGTTGACCTCGTTGTCCTCCCACGAGTGGTAGACCAGCTTGCCGTCCTCGACCGCGCTGTTGGAGCGGTCGGGCGTGGAGTCGACGTCGGGCACCTGCTGCCAGGAGCCGGCCACGCCGTCGTAGGTCTCGCTCGCGAGCGGCTGGGCGAAGCTGGCCATCATCGTGCGCGCGAGCGGCGCCGCGGACGGCTCGGACGCCGCCGCCGGCTCGACCCCCGCGGGGACCCACCCGCTGAACCGAGAGATCTCGACGAAGGTGGGCAGGTCCTCCGACTCGTCGGCGTGCGTGCCGAGCGCCTCGGGCGTCACGCGCAGGGTGAGGTAGACCTTGAACCGCTCGCCGGGGGCCAGCACGATGCCCGCGTCCTCCATCGACATGTGCCACAGGCCGTCGGGGGCCAGCTCCCACCCGTCGTTGTCGTGCCCGGGGACGGTGTTCATGTACTGGCCGTCCGCGTACTCCAGTCCGACGCCGGAGTAGTTGACGAGCTCGTCGACGCGCGCGGTGCGGTTGCCCTGGTTCAGCAGTTCGATGTCACGCACCAGCAGGTCGCCCACGTGGATGTCGACGGTGTCGTCGTCGTAGGTCACGTAGGGGATGATGTGCGACGGCCCGGGCTCGTCTGGCGATGACCGCCACTGGTAGATGAGCGAGCCGTCACGCCACACCTCGGAGACCCAGGTGCGCAGCGCGAGGTCGTACACGGGCTCGCCGTCGTCCGGGCCGTCCGCCTGCGCGGGCGCCTTCGGGTGGACGTCGACGTCGTAGAGCCAGCTCGCGCCGTCGTCCGGATCGGTCATCGGGATCGTGACGTAGAACGGCGCGACGCCCCCGACGGCCAACTGCTCGACGCGGTACAGGCCGACCGGAAGGCGCGAGAACGACGCCTGCCCGGAGCCGTCGGTGACCCGCAGGTCGGCGGGCCCGAGGTTCGGGATCCCCTGGCCGCCCGAGGCGAGGCGGGCCGCCTCACGCCACCCCGAGTCGGAGGTCAGGTCGACGCCGTCGACCTGGGCGACCGCGAAGCGCTCCCCGGACGCGGGCCGCGCGGACGAGACGTCGTCGCCCATCCGGTAGGAGTGCACCGTCAGGCTTCCGAGGCGGGTGGGGTCGATGACCGCGGACGACGCGGCGGCGGGGGTGGCGGCGGCGACGGGCGCGAGCGTGGCGCCCAGCGCCACCACCCAAGAGACCAGCTTGCGGTTCATGAACGCCTCCGGCGTCGGGTCAGGTTGCGGTCGGCGTGGCGCCGGCCGCCGGGAGAGGTGGAGGTGGACGGCGTCGTGTCGCGGCGCGCGGGCCAGAAGGCGAGGGCCATGACGCTCGCGGCGCCGCCGCCGTTGACGGCCGCCCACCACGGGAACCCCGGCCCGGTCACGGCACGGACGACGGAGCCGCCGTCGTCGTCGGGATGGGGGTCGTCGGTCCGCTCACCGCGGACGAGTAGACGGTGGGTGTTGACGTAGGTGGGGAAGCACGTGGTGAGGGTCACCAAGTCCTTGCCCTCCTCGATGCGGATCAGGTCCGTCGAGTCGGACGCGCGGACCGGGGTGATCGAGGTGACCTCGTAGGCCAGGTGGCGGCCCATGACCGACAGCGTGAACACGTCGCCCACCTCGACCTCGGAGAGCCGGTTGAACAACGTGGCCTTGCTCCAGCCGGAGTGCGCGCCGATCACGGCGTGCGTCGACGGGCCTCCGACCGGCAGCGACGTGCCATACAGGTGGCCGGCGTTGGTGTCCAGCGCGGTCGGCGACGTGCCGTGCACCACGGGCAGCCGCGCGTCGATCGAGGCCACGTCCAGGTCCGCCATGAGCGACGTGCCGTCCACCGAGAGCAGGTCCGTGTAGGCGATGTACTCGGGGTCGGACTCGTCGGCGGCCCCGAACTCATGGATGTCGTGGCCGATCTCGCTCGCGCCGCCGGCCGCGAGCCAGGCGTTGTACTCCTGCGCCGCGGCGAACTGGGCGTCCTGCTCGTGCGACGGCGTCGCGTCATGCGCCTGCGCGAACTGCGCGGTGCGGCTGGCGGCGGCGCGGTCGTTGAACCACGTCACCGCGGGGTTCCACTGCTACACGGCGATCGCCGCGACCACCAGGACTGCGACGACGACACGGACCGCGAGGGCCCGGCGCTGCGCGGACCGGTTGAGCTTGTGGCGGGGCATGGAACCTCCCTCCCGCACAGGTGATGGCTGGGTCATGTGCGCGCCACACGGGCGCTGGTGAGGGGCGCGGCCCCGGAGGTGACGCTCCGGGGCCGCGCGGGGAGTCGCGTCAGTCGTTCACGCGACGGGACCGCACGAGCCACAGCACACCGCCGCCGGCGAGCACCACGGCGATGATCGGCAGAACGGCGCGGTTGCCACCGATCGCGGGGAGGGCGAAGGGGCGCTCCGGCGCGTTGTGGACGACAATGGTGTACTCGCCCTTGTTCGCCGAGAGGAGCTTGAACTCCCGGGGCGTCTTGTCGGGCTGGTAGCCCTCAGGAGGGTCCGTCTCGACCAACCAGTACGTCTGCGCCGGGCTCAGAGACTGATTGTCTGCAAAGTCAGAGTAGCGGAGAGTGAAAGTCACGGTGCCGTTTACCGTCTTGCGCGGTTCGACGATATACGGGCCTTCTGTCGCAGCATCTTCGGAGGCGGCGATCGCGAACGTGGCGCCGTCGAGCAGGTCGCCGGACGCCGCGTCGAGCTTATTGACCGTGAGTTGACCCCACATAGTTGTCACTTCGGCTGATGTGCCGCTGTAGACGTTGCTGCCGACGATCATTTCGTAGGATGCATCGTTCGTAATCACGCCAGGACTATTGACAGTAGCTTCGATGCTGAAGCCGATGTCGGTGGTTTTGCTGATCGCGTCAAGAAGGACCTCTGGGAGTTTGACTGTGAGCGTATTGCTCGCCGTGTCGAGCGGGCTACCATTCAAAGTCTTAAATTGCTCATCGTAGTCGACTATGGGGGATGGAGCCGGATCACCCGCGTGAGCGAGTGTGAGCGAGTTGACATTCGGCACGAGCCGCTTGTCGAATATGTCAGTGATTGTTACGGAAGTTGTGCCCGGAGGGACTGGAATCGTCACCGTGTACTTGACTGGCTTGGTGACGTCGGCGTCCGAGACTGTCTTGGATATCAGACTCTTCTCGTTCTTGGGGTACACGTGCACGTCATAGATCCACTTGTCGCCGCCCGGATTCAGCGTGGGCACCGTCACGAGGAACTGCTCAGTTTCCGGCACACCAGCGGGTGCATCGATTTCGGTAACAAGGTAGAGCCCGACGTTTAGGTCCCTGACCTTGATGACGCCGTCCGCGTCGGTCTTGTGAAGCGTTTGCTCGGGGTCGGCCGAAATCAGAGCGGCTGCCTCTGTGGGCGTCATGGTCGCCGCAGTCGTCCAGCCTACGGGTGTCGTGAGATTCACCCCGGTCACCTGCTCGATCGTGAACGTGACGCCCTCAATCGGGATACCCTGGACGTCCTCATCCTCGCCGGTTGCGGCGTCACCGAGCTGCTCCGGTGCGACCAGTTTGGTGATGGTGATGCTGCCCGTCGCACTCGAGTCGATCTTCTCCGGGCCAACGACCACCGGGTCGTTTGGATCGGCGAGTGCGGATTGGGGCATTGCGAGCAGTGCCACGATTGCTGGGATGAGGACGGCTCTGCGTCCCCTGGTCTTCTTGACCACGGTGGGTCCCTTCTTGATCAGCGGACCGTTTTCGGTCTGTTCGAGAGCGGATTTCAATATTGCGGGCCGCATTGTTGGAGGAGGCTTCCGCGAGTTGGGCGGGCGTACGGAGCGTCAGCGGATGCGGTGTCGACGGTTGCGCCGCGAGGCGGCGAGGAGATAGACGGCACCGATTGCCGCGATCGAGGCCGCGACCGCGGGGATGGCACCCGGAGTTCCGCCGACTGGCGGGAGCGGAGGGCCCTTCGCCCAGTCGTCTGGCGTTGGTGTGGGTGTCGGCGTCGGGTCGGGAGAGGGCGCGCCGCAAGGGGTGACGGAGACCGTAGCGGTGGCGGGCGCGGAAGTCACCGACTGCGCTCCGAACTGTCCGGACGCGTGGGCTTCGTTGACGAACTGGCACACGGGAGTGCCCGTCCCTGCCGCGGTGACCTCTTCCGACGTGAGCTTGTGGGTTGCCGTGAACGTCTGCGTCTCATTCGGCCCGAGGGTGACAGGCGAGCTAGGTGCGAGGGTCCCATGATCGATGAGATCGTCCTCGATCGTGACGCCGGTGAGCGTCGTCGTCCCAGTGTTCTTGACGTCGAACTCGTAGGCGATCGTTTCGCCCACCCCATATCCGACGCTCTCTCCTCGCACGGTCTTCACGATCTCCAGCGCCGGGGCCGGAGCGTCGACGAGCGTGGTGATCTTGAGCATGCGGATGAGGTGGACGTCGGTGAAGTGACCAGTCGACCCGGCAAACCCGAACTTGAAATTCTCGGGCATGGGTTCCGTCATGCGGTACGACAGGAGTGGCGCGCTTTCGGCGAGGGTCTCTCGCTTTCCATCGAAGGCGACGAAGACCTGGACGAGCGGCTTCTCCTCAGGAGAGACGATGATGCGGACGAGTCGCTTCGACTCATCGAGAAGACGCTCCATTTTCTTGTCCTCTGACATCCCCGCCCATCCCGTGATGCCGCCAGTCCATCTTGGATCGTGACTGCTCGGGCCGCCGAGGAGACCAGGGAGTGTGGTCGTCGGCTTCTTGGTGGAGGGAAGGACGATTGTCGACGTCAGGTATTCGTATCCGTCAAAACCATTTCCCGGACCGCGTAGCGTGATCGTATTGTCGGCGTTGTCCTTCCAATCGGATCCGGCAGGCGAGAAAGTTCCTGGGTAGTAGCATTTTTTCTTGAGGCCGCCGGCGGATTCGCCACCGGTGGATCCTCTGCATTCGGGGTCGTCTTGAATGTAGTTTCCGAGGACGTCGAATCCGATTCCGAGATATCCGTGATCAACGCCACGTGTCCACGTCCCATCCTCGTCGCGCTTCTGCGCGTACCCGAGAGATCCGCCATAGGCTCCTGGGGTGTCAAGATTCGCGGTGCCATCGACGATGAAGAAGCCGATTCCGTCGGCGGGCGCCTGGGTGTTCGACGTGGCCGGTGTCGTCGAGTTGAACTGGTACATCTCGAACGTGACGTCGATTCCGCCGGAGGCGCTAATTGCGTGGTCGTACAGAACGGCTCCGACTTTGTTGTGGTTGTTGTCGGTGAGTTGGAGGTAGCCGTCCACGGACGCGTCCGGCCCCGGGGCGCCATTACGCGTACCCGTCTGCTCGACATTCGCGCCGTTGGGGCCCTTATCGAGACCCACCTTGGGTGCGAAGACGGTACCGTCGGGCGCATTCGTGAGTCCGGCGTGTCCGAGAAGTTTGAAGTTCGAGTCCTGCAACCTATCGCCGGTGAAGTCCTCATTGAGGAGCGGCGTCGGCACGGCGTTTGGCATCTCGTCGGCGGCCGCCGTTGGCTGGGATGCGACGTCGACCACCAAGGCAAGGCCCAATGTCGCCACTGCGATCGCTGCGATGGGTTTCGTCAGTCGCACCGGGAGCACCTCCTGCGCTTTCTCACTGCGTTGACCGAACAGCCGGCGGTTGTTCGAGGATGTGTCTAGGTTGCGGTTCGTGGGAGCGGCGACTGGGCGCGGGGCGTGAGACGCGCGCCGGGGTGGCGACGATTCGCGCCCGCGACTTGACGCCACTGCAGTGGGTATGCTTCAGGTAAAGGACGGGTCCCGGGCGGCTTTCGTGAGGGTCACGTACCGAGCGGTTCAGTCATGCGAGGTTGCGGTCACGTCACCATGGGGCGAGACGCTCACCGGCGGGATGCCCTCGGGTCTCGGCGTTGTGCGCACACTGCCCTCCGCAGGGATCCACCACGTGAACAGGAAGGCGCCAGTGACCGACCGCATCCTCCTGGCCGTGTCGCACGGCACGTCCTCTCGTACCGGGGCCGACGCGGTCGGCTTGCTCGTCGAAGCCGTCAGGGCGCGCCGAGGTGAGCGTGGTCAGGGCGTCGCCGCCGCGTTCGTGGACGTCCAAGACCCCGACGTGCCGACCGCGCTGTACACCCTCGGAGCCACCGTGCCTGGCGGGCCCCCGGTCGTCGTCGTGCCCCTGCTGCTGTCCGCCGGGTATCACGTGCATGTTGACCTGCGTGATGCTGTCGATGCCGCGCGGGCCGCGGGCGGGGACGTGGCCCTCGCCGGAGCGCTGGGCCCCGACGCCCGTGTCGTCGCGCTGCTCGCGCGCAGGCTCGCTGAGGCCGGGTTGCGCGCCGACGACGCCGTCGTGCTGGCCGCGGCGGGGTCCAGCGACGCTCGGGCGGTCGCGGACTGTGAGGCCGTCGGGGCCTCGCTCTCGGAGCGCCTGGGCCGGCCGGTGACCGTCGCCTACATCTCGGCGGCGACGCCCCGCCTGCACGATGCGGTCGCCGTAGCCAGGCAGTCGGGGCGCGCCGCCGTTGGCCGGTCAACGCCCGAGGCGCCGGCAGGGGAGGGGGTCGGCGCCCCGCGCGTCGTCGTGGCGAGCTACCTGCTCGCGCCAGGCAACTTCGCCGACCTGGCGGCCGCCGCGGGCGGCGATGTGACGAGCGCGCCGCTGCTGGTCGCAGGCGGCCCGGTGCCCCCCGAGTTGGTCGACGTGGTGCTGGACCGGTTCGCGGCCGCGTCGTCGTGACGCGCGGGCGTCATCTCTCGATCACGAATGCGCTGCCCCCGCGCGCGGGCACGTCGACGGCGTGCACCGCCGTGACGTGGGCGAGCGGCGGACCCTGGCGCAGCGCCGCGAGTACGCCGTCGACGGCGTCGGGCGCGCCTTCGAGCTCGGCCTCCACCGCACCGTCGTCGCGGTTGCGCACCCAGCCGGACAGGCCCGCGCTGTAGGCGGTGTCGGTGGTCCAGAAGCGGAACCCGACGCCCTGGACGCGCCCACGCACCACGACGCGGACGCGGCGAGCGGGCGCGGAGGTCACGCGCAGGCTCCCGCCACGGGCGCCGACGGCGCAGCGCCGGGCGCGGTGCGGGCGACGGCCGAGGTGCGCATGCCCACGATCGTAGGCGCCGCGCGGCGACACGCGATCGCGAAAGCCCTAGCCGCCACGCGCTGGCGCGCGTAGATTCTGAGCGGATGCAGGGCGCACGCGCTGCACGCACAGACACGCTCGTCGGCGACGCAAACCGGCGGCGAGCACCGGACACGGAAGGGGGGACACCACGATGATCCGATCGACCGCGACGGACCGCGGCGGCGCTCTCACCTGCGCGTGCCCGGGCCTGGGCGCGCAACGGCGGTTCGACCTGCACCGCACCGACCTCATCGACCATTCCTGCGGCACTCTCCACGTCTGACCGGGCCCGCGCCCGGCCAGCCCTGAAGCCGTCGCAGGAGATCCCTGGGCGGCTTCCGTCGTCCTCGGACCGAAAGACCTGGAATCCGACGACGCTGACAAGGACTGGGAGGCGGCTATGGCAGATGTGCTCGTCCTCAACGCCGGCTACGAGCCGCTGCACCGCGTCTCGGTGCGGCACGCGATCCACATGCTGGTGCGCAAGGTCGCCGTGGTCGAAGAGTCCGTCGTGGGACGCACGTTCGGGCCCTACCCGATGCCACGTGTGCTGCGCCTGGTGCGCTACGTGACGATGCGCTGGCGCTACCGCCGCGACCAGGCCCCGGCGTGCACCAAGGCGGGGGTGCGCGCCCGCGACGGGCGGTGCGCGTACTGCGGCGGCGCCGCCGACACCGTCGACCATGTGCTGCCGCGCTCACGGGGCGGGGCGTCGTCGTGGCTCAACCTCGTGGCCGCATGCGCGGACTGCAACGCGCGCAAGGCCGACCGCACACCGCAGGAGGCGGGCATGGAGTTGCGCCTCGTCCCGCACGTGCCCGACCTGTCCTGGAGACCCGCGGCCTGACGCCGCCACGCAGCGGCCACACGCGCCCCCGCGGCGGCGCCCGTGGGCGCCCGCGACGGCGCCGATGAGTGGGCGGAGCAACCATCAACGCGCGCCACGGGTGCACAATGGCGCCGATGCCCACCGCCGACCCCGTGACTGCCCCTGCGTCCGCCCGTCCCATCGCCGACGCCGACCAGTCCACGGTCGCCGCCCTGCGCCGTCTGCTGCCGTTCGTGCGCCCCGCCCTGCCGCGGCTGGTCGCGGGCATGTTCTCGGCGCTGGGCGCGTCGCTCGCCGCGCTCGCGATCCCGCGCGTGCTGCAGCGCATGGTCGACGGCCCGCTCGCCGCCGGCGCCCGCGAGCACGACGCCGGGGCGCTGTGGGGCGCGATCGCCGTGGTGCTCGCGCTGGGCCTGGCCGAGGCGGGACTGGTCCTGGCGCGGCGCAACCTCGTGATGCTGCCGGGCACGCGCGTCGAGGCCGACCTGCGCATGGCGCTGTTCCGCCACCTGCAAGACCTGCCCGTCGCGTTCCACGACCGGTGGGCGGGCGGGCAGCTGCTGTCGCGCTCGATGTCGGACCTGGGGTTGCTGCGCCGCTGGCTGGTGTTTGGCCTGCTGCAGCTCGTGGTCAGCTGCGTGACCGTGCTGGTCGGCGTCGGGCTGCTGGCCGCGACGACGGGGTGGCTGGGTGTCGTGTACCTGGTCGGGGCGGTGCCCGTGACCGTCATCGCGTTCCGGTTCTCACGCCGATACCGCGCCATCGCGCGCCGCTCGCAGGACCAGGCCGGTGACCTGGCCACCACGGTCGAGGAGTCGGTGCATGGCATCCGCGTGC is a window from the Xylanimonas ulmi genome containing:
- a CDS encoding cation:proton antiporter; translated protein: MDSALLGLAAVLAAVVAAPPLAALSKRLIPIPLPVVEIALGMLIGPAILGLVEPGGLPASVGRMGLAAIIFIAGYELEYRAISRTQLGWATAGWVLSLVLAVLAGIGVIIAADAGGLQVSGDGTTSLVTTGVFAGIALTSTALSTAMPSMRDAGELTTPFGRAIIAAGTVGQLAPLLALSVVFGGRDIWWSALALVLFCAMVLASVRIAARGLPVWARRVVSATMHTSGNFAVRIVVFAVAILTAVSVDVFDLDMLVGAFAAGVLVRQLVSNVDPGERQLVEHKFQGLAFGFLTPLFFVTTGVAFDLRGLFSQPLALALVPVFLVVMFVARGLPGSFVIPWRSGARDRVAAMLWTSVGLAVIVAVVNIAVDAGALSSVLGSAMVGAGMVSMLTFPTAALAVRRR
- a CDS encoding MFS transporter; the encoded protein is MPRPPTSRATPWLVWACGLAVYVLAVAHRSSFGVAGLAAADRFGAQATVLSLFVVVQLATYAAMQVPMGVALDRFGARRLLTFGALTMALGQAGMAVAPGVGAAIALRVLVGSGDAAVFISAVRLVWGWFDRRRVPLLTQVTGLVGQLGQVVSAIPFAAALHRFGWTPAFAALAALGLATAGLAAFGVRPGPHDEPPLRRGLAGLGATLTSPGTWLGFFAHLLGGVSPNVFVLMWGVPFLVRGQGRTPAEAGALLTVSVAVSLVAGPAIGEFTARHPLRRTWGALAVAVATGAGWAMVLLPATPRPLWALAVFVVLISIGGPASLVGLDLAASFNPPARRGAAQGVANMGAFASAVVVMLAVGVVLDARAPGGAPTLADYRLALSVVLVPLAVGVVGVLVTRPRARAAAGLSVPTLAEVFDRYRGTGGPGPR
- a CDS encoding AraC family transcriptional regulator, producing the protein MNPSPHRTIHRHRGVTPRRAHPAQTTTTERGNARTRTAKFGDLQVTYLEHGPVRLDTPDRMWGADSSTLRLMVVVEGEVTLRHHEANATLAARDSALILGTSPVAYESLAPARIVLCDLPADNTGLTALPRSAPFVVGRADAAVPCALGAFLLDLLRQDSDQLAPVARAQIADVLRTLAVSTITALAVAGCAGWDLRRQRLAALRHIAARYTDPELSSASVAEHLGLSRRSLQRLFEDEDRTVAQRIQEVRTQHAIARLRDVRLASASLAEIATLSGFGSTVAMRRAVQEATGLTPSDLRREAVTTDPGEHELTPAECERFQIPEE
- a CDS encoding AAA family ATPase; the encoded protein is MSETTLWLVCGLPGAGKTTRARAVVEVEQAVYLSPDEWIVRLGVSLVDYEFRFKLQACLLDLAGDLLAHGVSVVVEFGSWSRAEREAIRQVAEPAGARTALHFLDAPLDELARRVRARGGPDAEALARDVLLATWQQFERPTADEIAQFDVYVAPDDPWPAN
- a CDS encoding LPXTG cell wall anchor domain-containing protein, whose amino-acid sequence is MNRKLVSWVVALGATLAPVAAATPAAASSAVIDPTRLGSLTVHSYRMGDDVSSARPASGERFAVAQVDGVDLTSDSGWREAARLASGGQGIPNLGPADLRVTDGSGQASFSRLPVGLYRVEQLAVGGVAPFYVTIPMTDPDDGASWLYDVDVHPKAPAQADGPDDGEPVYDLALRTWVSEVWRDGSLIYQWRSSPDEPGPSHIIPYVTYDDDTVDIHVGDLLVRDIELLNQGNRTARVDELVNYSGVGLEYADGQYMNTVPGHDNDGWELAPDGLWHMSMEDAGIVLAPGERFKVYLTLRVTPEALGTHADESEDLPTFVEISRFSGWVPAGVEPAAASEPSAAPLARTMMASFAQPLASETYDGVAGSWQQVPDVDSTPDRSNSAVEDGKLVYHSWEDNEVNESNTSMTPDDDQNDRDNDEDDHDGSIIRVVRDASATQHPLSQYLPRTGAEAVTALAVAGALLGAGAALVMLARRRRPSAR
- a CDS encoding class C sortase translates to MTWFNDRAAASRTAQFAQAHDATPSHEQDAQFAAAQEYNAWLAAGGASEIGHDIHEFGAADESDPEYIAYTDLLSVDGTSLMADLDVASIDARLPVVHGTSPTALDTNAGHLYGTSLPVGGPSTHAVIGAHSGWSKATLFNRLSEVEVGDVFTLSVMGRHLAYEVTSITPVRASDSTDLIRIEEGKDLVTLTTCFPTYVNTHRLLVRGERTDDPHPDDDGGSVVRAVTGPGFPWWAAVNGGGAASVMALAFWPARRDTTPSTSTSPGGRRHADRNLTRRRRRS